A window of the Cytophagaceae bacterium genome harbors these coding sequences:
- a CDS encoding RecQ family ATP-dependent DNA helicase has translation MLAALDILKKYWGYDRFRPLQEEIIESIINKKDTLALLPTGGGKSICFQVPGMFFDGLCLVISPLIALMKDQVFQLNARNISAAAIYSGQRSGEINEILENATNGNLKFLYVSPERLKADAFINRVKYLPISLLAIDEAHCISKWGYDFRPAYLKISEFRKLIPHVPTIALTATATLKVRKDIIDKLELKKTQVFLKSFARENLSYSSIETELKEEKLLQIINSIEGTAIVYAKTRNRTVEFARFLKKHKISADFYHAGLSLKERNKKQDDWINNKTRVVVSTNAFGMGIDKADVRLVVHVDLCENLEAYYQESGRAGRDEKKAYAVSLFNHSDIENLEHNLDNKYPDDSFLSKIYQSLINYYQQAFESNPQKSFDFDLHSFASTFGLNVYQTHYALKLLESQGLIYLSDAYHNPPKLKFTASSGQIFNFQNNSPKSDLFIKTLLRIYGGEIFTSYINISEKEISQAYLSPVEEVVKILEKMQQLELVDYIPQKNASQLGFLTEIQDPDRLSINHRELEERKINEKRALRAIKNYTLQKSKCRMLFIQDYFDETSDKNCGICDVCIEKKKKGILNNDSKLIISQIEKILPCSIAKIQKLVVADENHLKTIIDFNLKTGLWAFDSQGLLFRKD, from the coding sequence ATGCTTGCAGCATTAGATATTTTAAAAAAATATTGGGGATATGACCGATTCAGGCCTTTGCAAGAGGAAATTATTGAAAGTATTATAAATAAAAAAGATACCCTGGCTCTCTTGCCTACCGGTGGTGGAAAATCAATCTGTTTTCAGGTGCCGGGCATGTTTTTTGATGGGCTTTGTCTGGTTATTTCCCCATTAATTGCCTTGATGAAAGATCAGGTTTTTCAATTAAATGCAAGAAATATTTCAGCTGCAGCTATTTATTCGGGTCAAAGGTCGGGAGAAATCAACGAGATTTTGGAAAATGCCACCAATGGAAACCTGAAGTTCCTTTATGTTTCTCCCGAAAGGCTTAAAGCCGATGCATTCATTAACAGGGTTAAATACTTACCTATAAGTTTATTAGCAATAGATGAAGCTCATTGTATCTCAAAATGGGGTTACGATTTCAGGCCGGCATATCTCAAAATATCCGAGTTCAGAAAACTCATTCCACATGTTCCAACCATTGCCCTTACGGCCACCGCAACACTCAAAGTCAGAAAAGATATTATAGATAAACTGGAATTGAAAAAGACTCAGGTTTTTCTGAAAAGTTTTGCCAGAGAGAACCTATCCTACAGTTCGATTGAAACAGAGCTAAAAGAAGAAAAACTTTTACAAATCATCAATTCCATTGAGGGAACAGCGATAGTCTATGCCAAAACCAGAAACCGAACCGTGGAATTTGCCCGTTTTTTGAAAAAGCACAAGATATCTGCTGATTTCTATCACGCAGGATTAAGCCTCAAAGAGAGAAATAAAAAACAGGATGACTGGATTAACAATAAAACCCGGGTGGTGGTCTCGACCAATGCATTCGGGATGGGAATTGACAAAGCTGACGTAAGACTAGTGGTTCATGTTGATTTGTGCGAAAACCTGGAAGCTTATTATCAGGAGTCCGGCCGGGCAGGAAGAGACGAGAAAAAAGCCTACGCAGTTTCCCTTTTTAATCATTCTGATATCGAAAATCTGGAACATAACCTTGACAATAAATATCCTGATGACAGTTTTTTATCTAAAATTTATCAGTCATTAATCAATTATTATCAGCAAGCATTTGAAAGTAACCCTCAAAAAAGCTTCGATTTTGATTTACATAGTTTCGCATCCACATTTGGTTTAAATGTTTATCAGACGCATTACGCGTTGAAATTACTGGAAAGTCAGGGGCTGATTTATCTGAGTGATGCCTATCATAATCCTCCCAAATTGAAATTTACGGCATCTTCAGGGCAAATATTCAACTTCCAAAACAACAGCCCAAAGAGCGACTTATTTATCAAAACACTTTTAAGGATTTATGGTGGTGAGATATTCACCTCATATATCAATATTTCGGAAAAAGAAATTAGTCAGGCTTATCTCTCTCCGGTAGAGGAAGTGGTGAAAATTCTTGAGAAAATGCAGCAGTTGGAATTGGTCGATTATATTCCACAAAAAAATGCGTCACAATTAGGCTTTTTGACTGAAATTCAGGATCCTGACAGACTAAGTATAAACCATAGGGAGCTGGAAGAAAGAAAGATTAATGAAAAGCGGGCTTTGAGGGCAATCAAGAACTATACATTGCAAAAATCAAAATGCCGGATGCTCTTCATTCAGGATTATTTTGATGAAACTTCAGACAAAAATTGCGGAATTTGTGATGTATGCATCGAAAAAAAGAAAAAAGGAATTTTGAATAATGATTCGAAATTAATTATTTCTCAAATCGAAAAAATACTACCCTGTAGTATTGCGAAAATTCAAAAGTTGGTAGTTGCTGATGAAAATCATTTGAAAACCATCATTGATTTCAATCTAAAAACCGGACTATGGGCATTTGATTCTCAGGGTTTATTATTCAGAAAAGATTAA